From a region of the Phragmitibacter flavus genome:
- a CDS encoding FAD-dependent oxidoreductase, whose product MRALISTLAIALTLVSAGSMHAETQKPYDLVVYGGSSAGIAAAVQIKRMGGTVVIIEPSQRIGGLTTGGLGQTDIGNKHVIGGIAREFYQQVRQWYNLPEAWKWEPQPKDGKFVGTGQSKTDANEDTLWTFEPSVALTIYQRWIKENDIPVVFGERLDRSGEGKSADRGDGFHIAKPGSVAKGVIKDGNRITAIVMESGKRFEGRHFMDATYEGDLMAAAGVAFTKGREGRSVYGEGLNGVQLSQARHHQLVDGVDPYVIKGDPSSGLLPGIDTNGPLVEGASDHRIQAYCFRMCLTDVDENRIPFHKPEGYDEQRYELLFRNYEAGAKGFPWINSMMPNRKTDTNNRDGFSTDFIGQNYDWPEASYDARLEIRAKHLTYQQGLMWTLAHHPRTPEYLREVYSKWGMTKDEFTEGDGWQAQIYVREGRRMISDLVMTQHHCERIEAIEHSVGMGAYTMDSHHVQRHINAAGHVKNEGDVQVGGFPPYPIDYRSIVPRESECSNLTVPIALSASHIAFGSIRMEPVFMILGQSGATAAMHAIEQKTSLQKVDPEKLKARLLEDKQILDYEAPNHYIKLNTLSGVIVDDTEARLEGPWNKGSLPYGVHKGYHHADPGAGICKAFFTLHVPADGVYSVQLASLPNANRSTKTRVRVRSSAGAEEMRIDQRSKPPVDGLWIPLQEITLKADEEVTVFISNEDSDGHVILDAARLLPKKQGHGRGWNL is encoded by the coding sequence ATGCGCGCTTTGATTTCCACCCTTGCCATTGCCCTCACACTTGTCTCCGCAGGATCGATGCACGCGGAAACTCAAAAGCCTTACGATCTCGTCGTTTATGGCGGCAGCTCCGCCGGCATTGCGGCTGCGGTGCAGATCAAACGCATGGGTGGCACGGTGGTGATCATCGAGCCCAGTCAGCGCATTGGAGGGTTGACCACCGGTGGCCTCGGGCAGACCGACATCGGCAACAAGCATGTCATCGGCGGCATCGCGCGCGAGTTCTACCAGCAGGTTCGCCAATGGTATAACCTGCCCGAAGCCTGGAAATGGGAACCCCAACCGAAAGACGGAAAATTTGTCGGCACCGGCCAGAGCAAAACCGACGCCAATGAAGACACACTCTGGACCTTCGAACCCAGCGTCGCCCTCACCATCTATCAACGCTGGATCAAGGAAAACGACATTCCCGTGGTCTTCGGTGAACGACTGGACCGCAGCGGCGAAGGCAAGTCAGCCGATCGCGGCGACGGCTTCCACATCGCCAAGCCCGGTTCAGTCGCGAAAGGGGTCATCAAGGACGGCAACCGCATCACCGCAATTGTCATGGAATCCGGCAAACGATTTGAAGGCCGCCACTTCATGGACGCCACTTATGAAGGCGACCTGATGGCCGCCGCCGGGGTGGCCTTCACCAAAGGTCGCGAAGGCCGCTCCGTTTACGGTGAAGGTCTCAATGGAGTGCAACTCAGCCAGGCCCGACATCATCAACTGGTTGACGGCGTCGACCCTTATGTGATCAAAGGCGATCCAAGCAGCGGGCTGTTGCCCGGCATCGACACCAACGGGCCGTTGGTCGAAGGCGCGAGCGATCATCGCATCCAGGCCTACTGCTTCCGCATGTGCCTCACCGATGTTGATGAAAACCGCATCCCCTTTCACAAGCCTGAAGGTTATGACGAACAGCGCTATGAACTGCTTTTCCGCAATTACGAAGCCGGAGCCAAAGGTTTTCCGTGGATCAATTCGATGATGCCCAATCGCAAAACCGACACCAACAACCGCGACGGATTTTCCACTGACTTTATTGGTCAAAACTACGATTGGCCGGAAGCCAGTTATGACGCTCGTTTAGAAATTCGCGCCAAACATCTCACCTATCAACAGGGCCTCATGTGGACCCTTGCCCATCATCCTCGCACCCCTGAATACCTTCGCGAAGTCTATTCCAAATGGGGCATGACCAAGGATGAATTCACCGAAGGCGACGGCTGGCAGGCGCAGATCTATGTGCGGGAAGGACGCCGCATGATCTCCGATCTCGTCATGACGCAGCACCATTGTGAGCGTATCGAAGCCATCGAACACTCCGTGGGCATGGGCGCTTACACGATGGACTCCCATCATGTTCAACGCCACATCAACGCCGCCGGTCATGTCAAAAACGAAGGCGATGTGCAGGTCGGTGGATTCCCGCCGTATCCCATCGACTACCGCAGCATCGTGCCGCGCGAATCCGAGTGCAGCAACCTCACCGTGCCCATCGCCCTCAGTGCCTCGCACATCGCCTTTGGCAGCATCCGCATGGAACCGGTTTTCATGATCCTTGGTCAAAGCGGTGCCACCGCCGCCATGCATGCCATCGAACAGAAGACCAGTTTGCAAAAGGTCGACCCCGAAAAACTGAAAGCCAGGCTGCTTGAAGACAAACAGATCCTCGACTACGAAGCTCCCAACCATTACATCAAGCTCAACACTCTCAGCGGGGTGATCGTCGACGACACTGAGGCCAGGCTGGAAGGCCCATGGAACAAGGGCTCGTTGCCCTACGGCGTTCACAAGGGTTACCATCACGCCGATCCCGGAGCGGGCATTTGCAAGGCGTTCTTCACCCTCCACGTCCCTGCGGACGGCGTCTATTCGGTGCAGCTCGCGTCATTGCCCAATGCCAATCGTTCGACCAAAACTCGTGTGCGCGTTCGCAGCTCCGCTGGAGCTGAGGAGATGCGCATCGATCAACGATCCAAGCCACCCGTCGATGGGCTTTGGATTCCATTGCAGGAGATCACACTGAAGGCTGATGAAGAAGTCACGGTATTCATCAGCAACGAAGACAGCGACGGACATGTGATTCTTGATGCGGCGCGGTTGCTGCCCAAGAAGCAAGGTCACGGCCGCGGATGGAACTTGTGA
- a CDS encoding tyrosine recombinase: MLDDVDAFLLHLATERGLSDNYQILVRRVLERFALWSRNERGKTSVAAVETVDLSDYLMHRKGTDGLAASSVRLELVALKIFFRWLNVRGKRVGDPADAILPPKLEQWLPDTLNEPQMKQLVESVSGDATLDIRDRAMLELMYASGLRVGEVTSTRLESLSLEEGWIRVTGKGNKTRLIPVGGAARDALQRYLDGSRPALVNAKTQSWIFLNRNGGKLTTARIWQIVKERSKLAGLDADKIYPHLLRHSFATHLLQGGADLRVIQEMLGHADISTTQIYTHVDQTRLKAVHHKFHPRP; encoded by the coding sequence GTGCTGGATGATGTTGATGCCTTTCTGCTGCACCTCGCGACCGAGCGGGGGTTGTCGGACAATTATCAAATTCTGGTTCGTCGGGTGTTGGAACGTTTCGCGCTATGGAGCCGGAACGAGCGTGGAAAAACATCGGTGGCAGCGGTGGAGACGGTGGATCTGTCCGATTACCTGATGCACCGCAAAGGGACCGACGGGCTGGCCGCATCATCGGTCAGGTTGGAGCTGGTGGCGTTGAAGATTTTCTTCCGCTGGTTGAATGTGCGTGGAAAGCGAGTGGGTGATCCTGCCGATGCGATCCTTCCCCCAAAGCTCGAGCAGTGGCTGCCCGACACGCTCAACGAGCCGCAGATGAAGCAACTGGTGGAGAGCGTGAGCGGCGATGCCACGCTGGATATTCGCGACCGTGCCATGCTGGAGCTGATGTATGCGAGCGGGCTGCGGGTCGGTGAAGTTACTTCGACCCGGCTTGAATCGTTGAGTCTGGAAGAAGGCTGGATCAGGGTGACGGGGAAGGGTAACAAGACACGCTTGATCCCGGTTGGCGGCGCGGCGCGGGATGCTTTGCAGCGGTATCTTGATGGGTCGCGACCTGCGTTGGTAAATGCAAAAACGCAGAGCTGGATTTTCCTTAATCGCAATGGCGGCAAGCTCACCACGGCGAGAATCTGGCAGATCGTCAAGGAACGGTCAAAACTCGCCGGGCTGGACGCCGACAAGATTTATCCGCATTTGTTGAGACACAGTTTTGCCACCCATTTGTTGCAGGGCGGGGCGGACTTGCGGGTGATCCAGGAGATGCTCGGACATGCGGATATCTCAACGACGCAAATTTACACGCACGTCGATCAGACCCGCTTGAAGGCGGTGCATCACAAGTTCCATCCGCGGCCGTGA
- a CDS encoding class I SAM-dependent methyltransferase, with protein MTSNNDYELLDSGGFQKLERFGTCVLARPCAQAVWRKQLPESRWREATAMFHREGGNQWKGREKLPATWVIEVDGIKFQLSSTDFGHLGIFAEQRDQWKRIRTLCEAYRKKHGRAARVINLFAYSGGSTLAPALAGAEVCHVDASKGMVEWARKNAALNGLDDRPVRWIVDDVNKFLEREIRRERAYDLVILDPPSYGRGAKGEVFKIENDLPVLLNTIGRLMSDQPLGVLMSCHTPELTPISLHHLMKQEFNRGADEFEMGEMQLRGAEGVLPVPSGSYCWWLAREKKEG; from the coding sequence GTGACTTCCAATAACGATTACGAATTGCTCGACAGCGGTGGGTTCCAGAAGCTGGAGCGCTTTGGAACCTGTGTGCTGGCCAGACCCTGTGCGCAGGCCGTGTGGCGCAAGCAGCTTCCCGAATCCCGCTGGCGTGAGGCGACGGCGATGTTTCATCGCGAAGGTGGCAATCAATGGAAGGGACGCGAAAAACTCCCCGCCACCTGGGTGATTGAGGTCGATGGCATCAAGTTTCAATTGAGTTCCACCGACTTTGGTCACCTCGGTATCTTTGCGGAGCAACGCGATCAGTGGAAACGCATCCGCACGTTGTGCGAAGCTTATCGAAAAAAACATGGACGCGCGGCGCGGGTGATCAATCTGTTTGCGTATTCCGGTGGCAGCACGCTGGCACCGGCATTGGCGGGGGCGGAGGTCTGCCATGTGGATGCGTCGAAGGGCATGGTCGAATGGGCTCGCAAAAATGCGGCGCTGAATGGTCTGGATGACCGCCCGGTGCGCTGGATCGTGGATGACGTGAACAAGTTTTTGGAGCGGGAGATCCGTCGTGAACGGGCTTATGATTTGGTGATCCTCGATCCGCCAAGTTACGGTCGCGGGGCGAAGGGAGAGGTGTTCAAGATCGAGAACGATCTGCCGGTGTTGCTCAATACCATCGGGCGTTTGATGTCGGATCAGCCGCTGGGCGTATTGATGTCCTGCCACACGCCCGAACTCACGCCGATCAGCCTGCATCATTTGATGAAGCAGGAGTTCAATCGCGGCGCGGATGAATTTGAAATGGGCGAGATGCAGTTGCGCGGCGCGGAGGGGGTTTTGCCGGTGCCGAGTGGCAGTTATTGCTGGTGGCTGGCGCGGGAAAAGAAGGAAGGGTGA
- a CDS encoding basic secretory protein-like protein — translation MKQRCPVVLILLVLVGSFAAAKAKPVIVVPALLEPLSSKELVVHVDCSQAPECEAWGQQAKAMVELWFPIIATYLDTPGWRPPPEILLIFLEMKGVAHASGHTIHISRDWIKKQPQDIGMVLHEMVHVIQGYPPQKEHWWLVEGIADYIRFWKAEPGGQPKINRGTDHYRKGYRVTGAFLAWIETTHAPLIVQEANLALRRGTYSDALFKKKTGMDLDALWTGFLTSLEGANK, via the coding sequence ATGAAACAACGATGCCCTGTGGTGCTGATCTTGTTGGTCTTGGTTGGCAGCTTTGCAGCGGCTAAAGCCAAGCCAGTGATCGTGGTTCCAGCCTTGCTGGAGCCGCTTTCCAGCAAGGAATTGGTGGTTCATGTCGATTGTTCCCAAGCACCTGAATGCGAAGCCTGGGGTCAACAAGCGAAGGCCATGGTGGAGCTTTGGTTTCCCATCATCGCGACCTATCTGGACACACCGGGCTGGAGACCGCCGCCGGAAATTTTGCTGATATTCCTTGAGATGAAAGGCGTCGCTCATGCCAGTGGCCATACGATCCACATCTCGCGCGATTGGATCAAAAAACAGCCACAGGATATCGGCATGGTGCTGCACGAAATGGTGCATGTGATTCAGGGTTATCCACCGCAAAAGGAACACTGGTGGCTGGTGGAGGGGATTGCCGATTACATCCGCTTTTGGAAAGCCGAACCTGGCGGACAACCAAAGATCAATCGCGGCACCGATCATTATCGCAAAGGTTACCGGGTAACGGGAGCGTTTTTGGCCTGGATTGAGACAACTCATGCACCGTTGATTGTTCAAGAGGCCAATCTGGCGTTGCGGCGCGGCACCTATTCGGATGCGTTGTTCAAAAAAAAGACCGGCATGGATCTCGATGCGCTGTGGACGGGTTTTCTGACGAGTCTTGAGGGCGCAAACAAATAA
- a CDS encoding lactonase family protein: MKRRIFFTVVALVATLSVSWTQTSEAHDQLVYVGTYTGGKSPSKGIYVYGLDSTSGKLTPMGVAAEANKPSFLALHPSKKFLYAVAEGDGKQGGLSSYSIDPSSGKLTLLNQQSSQGSGPCHVSVDATGKVLFVANYGSGHVASLAIKEDGSIGDAITAIQQGPPSNVNAKGRQKGPHAHSFYPSPDNRYALSCDLGCDRVFVYQLDPATGALTANEAGSANVPPGGGPRHFAFHPNGKFGYACNELTMAVTSFSYDADAGALKALETISTLPEGTAIEGFSTAETVAHPSGKFVYVSNRGHNSLATFTVDEVTGKLTFVEAAPSVVAIPRNFNVDPSGKWLIAAGQQSNDIVVFAIDQTTGKLTPTGERHEVGAPVCIKFLSLK; encoded by the coding sequence ATGAAACGCCGAATCTTCTTCACTGTTGTCGCGCTGGTAGCCACGTTGTCCGTCTCATGGACTCAGACTTCCGAAGCACATGATCAACTGGTCTATGTAGGCACCTACACGGGCGGAAAGAGCCCCAGCAAGGGCATTTATGTTTACGGACTGGATTCCACCTCCGGCAAACTGACGCCGATGGGCGTGGCGGCGGAGGCCAACAAACCGAGTTTCCTCGCGTTGCACCCTTCCAAAAAGTTTCTTTATGCAGTGGCCGAAGGGGATGGCAAACAGGGAGGATTGTCGAGCTATTCCATCGACCCAAGTTCAGGGAAGCTGACGCTGCTCAATCAGCAATCGTCACAGGGTTCGGGTCCGTGTCATGTGAGTGTGGACGCGACAGGCAAGGTGCTTTTTGTGGCCAATTACGGCAGCGGCCATGTGGCCTCGCTGGCTATCAAGGAAGACGGGTCGATTGGCGATGCCATCACCGCCATTCAACAAGGTCCTCCCTCGAATGTGAACGCCAAAGGTCGTCAAAAGGGACCACACGCGCATTCGTTTTATCCTTCGCCAGATAACCGTTATGCCTTGTCCTGCGATCTCGGCTGTGACCGGGTGTTTGTCTATCAACTCGATCCTGCAACAGGTGCGTTGACGGCCAATGAAGCCGGATCGGCCAACGTGCCTCCTGGTGGCGGCCCACGTCATTTTGCCTTTCATCCAAACGGAAAATTTGGCTACGCCTGCAATGAATTGACCATGGCTGTGACCTCCTTTTCCTACGATGCCGATGCAGGTGCATTGAAGGCTCTGGAGACGATCTCCACCCTGCCGGAAGGAACGGCTATCGAAGGATTCTCAACTGCGGAAACGGTGGCGCATCCAAGTGGCAAGTTTGTGTATGTCTCCAATCGCGGCCACAACAGTCTGGCCACGTTCACGGTGGATGAGGTGACGGGCAAGCTGACCTTTGTCGAAGCCGCTCCGAGTGTGGTGGCGATCCCGCGCAACTTCAACGTTGACCCGTCGGGCAAGTGGCTTATCGCGGCCGGTCAGCAATCGAATGACATTGTGGTGTTTGCGATTGATCAGACCACTGGCAAACTGACTCCGACCGGCGAGCGTCATGAGGTTGGAGCTCCGGTCTGCATCAAGTTTCTTTCCTTGAAGTAA
- a CDS encoding low molecular weight protein tyrosine phosphatase family protein, whose amino-acid sequence MNKRILFLCSQNKLRSPTAETIFRGHQGIEVDSAGLNNDAEVPLSHEQIEWADLIVVMEKTHRERLNRKFQHALGGKRIVVLNIPDNYEYMDPALIDLLKMRCAPYLP is encoded by the coding sequence ATGAACAAGCGCATCCTTTTCCTTTGTTCCCAAAACAAACTGCGCAGCCCGACCGCCGAGACGATTTTCAGAGGTCATCAGGGCATCGAAGTCGATTCGGCAGGACTCAACAACGACGCCGAAGTCCCTCTTTCCCATGAACAAATTGAGTGGGCAGATCTGATCGTGGTGATGGAAAAAACCCATCGCGAACGTCTCAATCGAAAGTTCCAACATGCCTTGGGCGGCAAGCGCATCGTCGTATTGAACATTCCCGACAATTACGAATACATGGATCCCGCGCTGATCGACTTGTTGAAAATGCGCTGTGCTCCGTATCTGCCCTAG
- a CDS encoding tetratricopeptide repeat protein, which translates to MNPLLIKRQPRTLFLRLLLCPMFLAGALAVAQNNVPRAVPVDEAPPRALPVTDGSMPAPAPSRAQAVEDPRPAAPPVSNRPSGPDEDLYEYATLCFTQGDHNIAIKPLSDYVRLYPQGRHAAEAWFRLGECHHETGDRAQAKRAYNQVLTSHSKSESAGSAAYRLGAYAYADKNFLEAAAQFSTCARLTTNPAIKLPALYNSAIAYEQGGDAKRATAAYEQVAAVKPPNKYRETALGKMATAYLDQGRNQEALTAFNDLIDITKDEEILGDALLRSGLILNELGKTDEAVKNFKRVLSNTTVPREQRGMALFGIIQSAYLKKDYQTVISTYTSNATTLPPGDIHAKMLLLVGNAQKQLQSYRQAIETYLLLEKNHPDSPEAIDAGYQKLLSFYQLGNENIPEFALAFEELYRTSHPDHEYLTMSRIIRADWWFGKGDYLKASEAFTGINITQVPEKVLPSILYKKGFTEVEAGKNNEAITTLTNFLEKYPQDANVPAALAQRGIAQKNVRAFDKALTDFTLIIKNHGGHPALEMALYQSGFIKSETRDVAGMIADYELLLQKFPKTAAAAEASFNIGKGYFSLNDKESFGKALDPLRKSIELNREGYLDKSSQLLINCQWLREDVDGMAKEVDTYLDARKGARINPQGLTFLGVNYFNRGNYEASNRYLSLASTPDQPEATEAPVWNYLGMARIETGHYTGAIIAFDHYLSKTPTGQGHVLGLYGKAKGQLGAALFDEAQKSINDALTLIKTGKLKGQLQILDGDVFSARGDTFAGKGSMDAAKQQWAKALAQYVVVSQFFVDPEITPEAAWKAAEMFEKTDDVKQATAMRSLVKSKYPAFTPKVPAPAKAMPPPPVQEEPPAPDPPAAEIAPAEPVPAPESTSSNTATADSI; encoded by the coding sequence ATGAATCCCCTCTTGATCAAGCGCCAGCCCCGCACGCTGTTTCTCCGACTCCTTCTCTGCCCGATGTTTCTGGCAGGAGCCCTGGCAGTCGCCCAGAATAATGTCCCTCGCGCCGTTCCGGTCGACGAAGCACCACCCCGCGCCCTGCCCGTTACCGACGGTTCCATGCCTGCGCCCGCACCCTCGCGTGCCCAAGCGGTGGAAGACCCGCGTCCTGCGGCGCCTCCCGTATCGAACCGGCCCAGCGGACCTGACGAAGACCTCTACGAATACGCCACCCTTTGCTTTACCCAGGGCGACCACAACATTGCGATCAAACCGCTTAGCGATTATGTGCGTCTCTATCCCCAGGGTCGGCATGCTGCAGAAGCCTGGTTCCGACTTGGCGAATGCCATCACGAAACCGGCGACCGCGCCCAAGCCAAGCGCGCCTACAACCAGGTCCTTACCTCCCACTCGAAATCGGAAAGTGCCGGCTCCGCCGCCTACCGCCTCGGCGCCTATGCCTATGCCGACAAAAACTTCCTCGAAGCCGCCGCCCAGTTCTCCACCTGCGCCCGCCTCACCACCAACCCTGCCATCAAACTTCCCGCCCTTTACAACAGCGCCATCGCCTACGAACAGGGGGGAGACGCCAAACGCGCCACCGCTGCTTATGAGCAGGTTGCGGCGGTCAAACCCCCCAACAAATACCGCGAGACCGCCCTCGGTAAAATGGCCACGGCTTATCTCGATCAAGGCCGAAATCAAGAGGCCCTCACCGCGTTCAACGACCTCATCGACATCACCAAAGACGAAGAAATCCTCGGCGATGCCCTGCTCCGCTCGGGATTGATTCTCAACGAACTCGGCAAAACCGATGAAGCGGTCAAAAACTTTAAACGTGTGCTCAGCAACACCACCGTTCCGCGTGAACAACGCGGCATGGCGCTCTTCGGCATCATCCAGTCTGCCTATTTAAAGAAGGACTACCAGACCGTCATCAGCACCTACACTTCCAACGCCACCACCTTACCTCCCGGCGACATCCATGCCAAGATGCTCCTGCTGGTTGGCAACGCCCAAAAGCAGCTTCAGAGTTACCGGCAGGCCATCGAGACCTATCTGCTCCTCGAGAAAAACCACCCCGATTCGCCAGAAGCGATTGATGCCGGTTATCAAAAACTGCTCTCCTTCTACCAGCTCGGCAACGAGAACATCCCCGAGTTTGCACTCGCCTTTGAAGAGCTTTACAGAACCAGCCATCCCGACCACGAATACCTCACCATGTCGCGCATCATCCGCGCTGACTGGTGGTTTGGCAAAGGCGACTACCTCAAAGCCTCCGAAGCTTTCACCGGTATCAATATTACCCAGGTGCCCGAAAAAGTGCTTCCCAGTATCCTCTACAAAAAGGGTTTCACCGAAGTCGAAGCTGGCAAAAATAACGAAGCCATCACCACCCTCACCAACTTCCTGGAAAAATACCCCCAGGACGCCAACGTCCCGGCCGCCCTCGCCCAGCGCGGCATTGCGCAGAAGAATGTCCGCGCTTTTGACAAGGCCCTGACCGACTTCACCCTTATCATCAAAAATCATGGAGGCCACCCCGCCCTGGAAATGGCGCTCTATCAAAGCGGCTTCATCAAAAGCGAAACCCGCGACGTCGCCGGAATGATTGCCGATTACGAATTGCTGTTGCAGAAATTCCCCAAAACCGCCGCCGCCGCCGAAGCCTCCTTCAACATCGGCAAAGGTTATTTCAGCCTCAATGACAAGGAATCATTTGGCAAGGCCCTCGATCCATTGCGCAAATCCATCGAGCTGAATCGCGAGGGGTATCTCGACAAATCCAGCCAGCTTCTCATCAACTGCCAGTGGCTTCGTGAGGACGTCGATGGCATGGCCAAAGAAGTCGACACCTATCTCGACGCCCGCAAAGGTGCCCGCATCAATCCCCAAGGCCTCACCTTCCTGGGCGTGAACTATTTTAATCGCGGCAACTACGAGGCCAGCAACCGCTATCTTAGCCTCGCCAGCACGCCCGACCAGCCCGAGGCCACCGAAGCCCCCGTGTGGAATTACCTCGGCATGGCGCGCATTGAAACCGGCCATTATACCGGAGCCATTATCGCCTTCGACCACTACCTCAGCAAGACTCCCACTGGCCAGGGACACGTGCTCGGACTTTACGGCAAAGCCAAGGGCCAGCTCGGTGCCGCGCTTTTTGACGAAGCCCAGAAAAGCATCAATGACGCCCTCACCCTGATCAAAACCGGCAAGCTGAAAGGGCAGTTGCAGATTCTTGATGGCGACGTTTTCAGCGCCCGCGGCGACACCTTTGCAGGCAAGGGCTCCATGGATGCCGCCAAACAACAATGGGCCAAAGCGCTCGCCCAATACGTGGTGGTGAGCCAGTTTTTTGTCGATCCTGAAATCACCCCGGAAGCCGCCTGGAAAGCTGCCGAGATGTTCGAAAAAACGGACGATGTGAAACAGGCCACTGCGATGCGCAGCCTGGTGAAATCCAAATACCCGGCCTTCACCCCCAAGGTGCCGGCCCCGGCCAAGGCCATGCCACCTCCCCCTGTGCAGGAAGAGCCCCCGGCTCCGGATCCCCCAGCAGCAGAGATTGCTCCCGCCGAACCCGTTCCGGCTCCTGAAAGCACCAGCAGCAATACCGCTACCGCCGACAGCATCTAG
- a CDS encoding ExbD/TolR family protein, whose translation MRFRNVRHIEPIPLQLAPMIDVLLLLLLFFIITLDMGRRETELTIMVPAADEGKDNENRQLGEIVVNVREDGSIVVEGETITLEQLLNKFQIIASVHKDQAVILRLDEKSTNNHTIDILNACHKAGIWNVSFATRPPEPDAAPPSS comes from the coding sequence ATGAGATTCCGCAACGTCCGGCACATCGAGCCCATCCCGCTCCAGCTTGCACCGATGATCGACGTGCTGCTGCTGTTGCTGCTGTTCTTCATCATCACCCTCGACATGGGACGCCGTGAAACCGAGCTCACCATCATGGTCCCCGCCGCTGATGAAGGCAAAGACAACGAAAACCGCCAACTGGGCGAAATTGTCGTCAATGTCCGCGAAGACGGGTCCATCGTCGTCGAAGGCGAGACCATCACACTCGAGCAATTGCTCAACAAATTCCAAATCATCGCCAGCGTCCACAAAGACCAGGCAGTGATCCTTCGTCTCGACGAAAAAAGCACCAACAACCACACCATCGACATCCTCAATGCCTGCCATAAAGCGGGCATCTGGAACGTATCCTTCGCGACGCGCCCGCCCGAACCGGATGCCGCGCCGCCCTCTTCCTGA
- a CDS encoding MotA/TolQ/ExbB proton channel family protein, whose protein sequence is MRSLSLLILGVLLVLGLPQPHLHAQAEVPVPTPAPAAGATPSMSAAPAVAAAATNPAATEELTGIAGIKHKMGYLFYPLLALSLIAAMLMLFIAFTVRQNTVVSDGFMNSADALIRKQDYLGLLSVCNRRNECVAKVTAKALDFATKTPTASFDEVREVTEAEGSRQSSLILQRVSYLGDIGAIAPMMGLLGTVFGLITSFNQISQTQFAGSQAAGVAAGVYEALYCTAVGLIIGIPALVVYSMYRGKAQRLISELEAASTHLMALLSTQYKRAARAAATRGPAQIPHEQAM, encoded by the coding sequence ATGCGTTCCCTTTCCCTCCTTATTTTGGGTGTTCTACTCGTTCTTGGTCTGCCGCAGCCCCATCTGCACGCACAAGCGGAAGTGCCCGTTCCCACCCCGGCACCAGCCGCTGGCGCAACGCCGAGCATGAGCGCCGCCCCTGCGGTCGCAGCCGCCGCTACCAATCCAGCTGCCACGGAGGAACTCACCGGCATCGCGGGCATCAAACACAAGATGGGTTATCTCTTCTACCCGCTGCTCGCCCTTTCGCTCATTGCCGCCATGCTGATGCTGTTCATCGCCTTCACCGTGCGGCAAAACACCGTGGTCAGCGACGGATTCATGAATTCCGCCGATGCCCTCATCCGCAAACAGGACTACCTCGGACTGCTCTCCGTCTGCAACCGCCGCAATGAATGCGTCGCAAAAGTCACCGCCAAGGCGCTCGATTTCGCCACCAAAACCCCCACCGCCAGCTTCGACGAGGTGCGCGAAGTCACCGAAGCCGAAGGCAGCCGCCAGTCAAGTCTCATCCTGCAACGCGTCTCCTACCTGGGCGACATCGGTGCCATCGCTCCCATGATGGGCCTGCTCGGCACCGTGTTCGGCCTCATCACCTCCTTCAACCAGATCTCCCAGACCCAGTTCGCCGGCAGCCAGGCCGCAGGCGTTGCCGCCGGGGTTTATGAAGCGCTTTACTGCACCGCCGTCGGACTCATCATCGGCATCCCCGCGCTCGTCGTTTATTCCATGTATCGTGGCAAGGCCCAGCGTCTGATTTCCGAGCTCGAAGCTGCCTCCACCCACCTCATGGCGCTGCTTTCCACCCAATACAAACGCGCCGCCCGCGCCGCCGCCACCCGCGGACCCGCCCAGATCCCGCACGAACAGGCGATGTAA